Proteins encoded together in one Sulfuricurvum sp. window:
- a CDS encoding TOBE domain-containing protein, whose protein sequence is MKTSARNEIKGTITEIKKGQINSEVVLSVGGDVVLKSVITNDSVDEMELVVGETICAIIKAPFVMVAKEKPGKISTRNIIETKVTEVKKGIVNGELKLAMGDQTLTAVITEDSVEDLDFKVGDTVYALIKANFIILAK, encoded by the coding sequence ATGAAAACAAGTGCACGTAACGAGATCAAAGGGACCATTACCGAGATCAAAAAAGGTCAGATTAACAGTGAAGTTGTCCTCTCGGTAGGCGGCGATGTCGTTTTGAAATCTGTAATTACCAATGATTCTGTAGATGAGATGGAATTAGTCGTCGGCGAAACGATTTGTGCCATCATCAAAGCTCCCTTTGTTATGGTTGCAAAAGAAAAACCGGGTAAAATCAGCACTCGAAATATCATTGAAACCAAAGTAACCGAAGTAAAAAAAGGGATCGTTAACGGCGAATTGAAACTCGCTATGGGTGATCAAACCCTCACTGCCGTAATCACGGAAGATTCTGTCGAAGATTTGGATTTTAAAGTAGGCGATACCGTTTACGCCCTCATCAAAGCAAACTTCATCATCCTCGCTAAATAA